Part of the Tenebrio molitor chromosome 4, icTenMoli1.1, whole genome shotgun sequence genome, TCTTTGGTTTGGGCGTCGGCACCGCTCTCCAAGAGAACTTTGATCACTTCCAGTTTTGGCTCGGGGGTTTTCACTGCGAAGGTGAGCACACTTTCGGATTGGGACGTGGTGGCTCCGACGTCAGCCCCGAGCTCTAGAAGAGTCTTCACCTGAGCAAAATACAGTCAGTGCCGGGAGGAACAATGGAGGAGTGATATTACCACACTGTGGCGACCATACTGTGCAGCTACGTGCAAAGCAGAGGTCCCATTGATGTCTCTTGCGTCAATCCCCACCTCTGCGAACATCTCCACAAGATCGGTACTCCGACCACGAGCTGCATAATGCAACACTGTCTCTCCACTTGCTGTGACTGCTTTGACATCTGCACCGTTCGCGATTAGGAGATTGACAATTCCAAAGTGTCCTTTTTCTGATGTCCAGTGCAGGACGCTTGTCCCATCGCTCGTCTTGGCATTCACGTCAAACCCATTTTGTACCAACAACTCTATCACCTTCATGTCGATTTTTTTCTCGTCGGTGTTGTCTCTACCAAAGATTTTGCTCTGCTGGTGCCAGTTTTGGAGGACGTGGTGGACCACGGTCTCGCTCTTGTTGGTAACGGCGTTAACGTCAGCTCCCTTGTCTAAAAGCGTCTTCACCACGTTGTAGCGTCCGTTGACGACGGCCCAATGAAGAGGTGTCGCTCCATTTTTGTCTTTGATGTTGACATCGATGCCGCTGTCGATCAGGATGTTGATTATTTTGATGTAGATGTGAGCTACAAAGCACCCAAGGAATCActacaacaaaacaaaacaaaaatcgaccagGTTACCTCGTTTGGGAAGGGCTAGAGCGTTGACTCCCTTGACGGCAACGTGCAAGAACGACAGTTTGTCTTCGCCGATCCTGAAAAAAACCACGTTTGGATTCTTTGCGATCGCCGCCACCAGCAAGTTGGGATATCCAAGTTTAGACGCGTAGTAAGTGaagttgacagttttcaacGTTTTGTAAAGATTGTCCAAATTGATTTTGTCGCCGTGTCTGTCAAGGAATTGCTCCACAGGATACAAACTTTGAAATTGGACGGCATAGTCTAAAGGAGTCCACTGGAAGACCGCATCAAGCTCGAATGGGTCACAACGAGACAAATCTCGAAAAATCTCTCGATACTGGAGACTCTCACCGTTGAACTGACTCTCGTCGTGGTAGAAATGATTCAGATACAAACTTCCCTCCAACTCTAGCGGAACATGTTTGCTCCCGTAAGAACAAATCAGATGGAGAGGACTCCGACCTCCTTCGTCTCTCATATCTACATTCCCCAAATGTTTCTTGACTTGCTCTCGGTTGCGATAAATCACAGCGAGATGTAGCGGACAGTTCTGGGCCAACATGATGTCGAAGATCATCCTCAAGTTCTCGTATTTGTCGGAATTGAACTCGTCGCGTAGCAATCTgagtttgtcaaaatttttcttgaaCCACACACTCGCAAAATACTCGGCGTACGTTTGATGGGTAAACACTGCTCTGTCCTCGTCGTTGATTTGACTGATAATTCCAAAACTATCTCCCTCGCTCTTGATGGTTTCCAAAAAGTCGTGGTCTTGGTGGTTCAGTTGCAGCTGCAACTTGTTGAAAGCGTTCTGGTCTAGGCAACACTTCAGCGCGGGGATTTCGTACAGCTCCAGGTGAAGCTTGAAGTTGAAACCGAGTTGTTGGTCGTTTTGTACCCCCGCCTTTTCGTACAGGTGCTTCCGTTTCCCTTCAAAAAAGATCTGGTACATTTTGGTCAAGACAAAAATTCCTTCGCTCAGTTTCTTGTAGAGCTCTCTGTCATCTAGGAAGTTCTCAGTGATTATGTAGAGCTGCAAAGGTATTCCCAGCATGTTGTGGGTCCTTGCCACAACAGTGCTGTCAAAAATCTCTTTGGAGATCTTCTGGATCTCGTACGGTTGGTACCTTGTCTTCAGACGCTCATCTATGTATTTCTGTTGTTCGTTCTGGTTCAGTTTTTGAATGTCAATGGGAAAAATGTTGAGGCGAGTGGTCACAACTTCTTGAAGGTTTTGTCGAGAGGACACCCACACGTGGACACCAGTAGAAGCGATGTAGTTCACATAGTCCAAAGCAAAATCCACGCAATTGCTCTCGATTTCGTCCAGGCCATCCAAAAACAAGTAGATCTTCCGATTTTTGAAGAAGAGCCACTTGATCTTGTCCAGCAGCATGTGATCACCGATACCTTCCAGTCCCAAAAAGTGCAACAagatttcttcttcttccggTTCTTGTTTCAAAAGAGAATTGAATTTACGCAAGTTGACCCGAACGCTCCAACAATCCGGGGGACAAGTCTTGGCCAAATACTTGATCATGGTCGACTTGCCGATGCCAGGTTGGGCGCAGAGCACGTTGATGGGACGATCAAAAACCGAATGAATCTCATCCTCGCGAATCGGCTCCCTCTCGCACCTTATTTCTTCAGACTGAAAGGCATTTTCAGTGCTCAGCACCAGACTTGCACTTCCATCGTCCAAAATCTGGATGAGGTGGACTCTGCGCTTGGTCGTCGCTCGGACGACTCGATCAAACTGGCTCTTGGTGCACTTGGTGGTCAAAACAATCGACGAGTCGCTTTTTTGGTGGTAACCAACGAGCTCCGAAAAATTCAGATTTGCGGTTTCGAGAAATTTGCGAAATTGTGGAGTAGCGATGATGATGAGGAGGTCGTCGGAGTTGAGACAGTTGTCCAGGACTCGTTCCACGTCCAGAAACTTGCTCGAGACAGTTCTGGGGATGTAGGATTCTGGCAAGTCGATTGTTTTGTCGCCGATCAAAAGAGCGTCTTGAGTCATTTGGAACAACTCCCTCGTACCAAAGATTTTCGAAGTTCTGGGAGTGTCAAACAAGCGTTCTAGACAGATGGGGTGGCGGTCTTGCAGCGACACTTCAAAGTTTTGCACCACGTGGTCGTAGAGGTCTTCGGGGAGGTCGTACAAAGTCTCGAAGACCTTCCAGTGAGGGAAATCGTCTTTCTGGAAGTCTCCGATCAGCAAGACTTTCTTCTTGGGTTCAATTCTTTCAAGCAGACTGACCGCACTCTTGATCTGTCCTCTTTTGGCCTGGTTCACTTTGACTATCAAAGGAGTCTTGTCGAGGTACCACTCCACTTTGGTACTTTGCTCCGCTGTGAATTGCTCCAGATTTGAGATGCTCTGAGATGTGACTCCATACTTGTGTGCTGCTATGCTCACTTCCCGAACTTCCACCTCCTCACTCCAAACCTTCTCTACAAGACCGTCTAAATTTTGGACAAGAGTCAAATCAAATTGTCTGATGGCT contains:
- the LOC138127527 gene encoding uncharacterized protein isoform X3, translated to MPESLPCGTTGVSAPRNCHSLSGPRSAKPTTHCVQKVKMCAKLCARTTRGAVPPTWLKHTENKKRLTGNVLAAEKGDFSLLKYLKSFQNLARSDLTYILFTNRTASFEEETRLSLKDVEIVAKQHEEIVSEDLLNTNHAQESVFQFDTVEEEECSMKLFLNRFYLFANQCSVAKVKICIADNLKQLLECDIFDSFTSFMKTWWGGNFILTKNDIIAKLAELALSPYIQTISDEKCTERSRILTTAIRQFDLTLVQNLDGLVEKVWSEEVEVREVSIAAHKYGVTSQSISNLEQFTAEQSTKVEWYLDKTPLIVKVNQAKRGQIKSAVSLLERIEPKKKVLLIGDFQKDDFPHWKVFETLYDLPEDLYDHVVQNFEVSLQDRHPICLERLFDTPRTSKIFGTRELFQMTQDALLIGDKTIDLPESYIPRTVSSKFLDVERVLDNCLNSDDLLIIIATPQFRKFLETANLNFSELVGYHQKSDSSIVLTTKCTKSQFDRVVRATTKRRVHLIQILDDGSASLVLSTENAFQSEEIRCEREPIREDEIHSVFDRPINVLCAQPGIGKSTMIKYLAKTCPPDCWSVRVNLRKFNSLLKQEPEEEEILLHFLGLEGIGDHMLLDKIKWLFFKNRKIYLFLDGLDEIESNCVDFALDYVNYIASTGVHVWVSSRQNLQEVVTTRLNIFPIDIQKLNQNEQQKYIDERLKTRYQPYEIQKISKEIFDSTVVARTHNMLGIPLQLYIITENFLDDRELYKKLSEGIFVLTKMYQIFFEGKRKHLYEKAGVQNDQQLGFNFKLHLELYEIPALKCCLDQNAFNKLQLQLNHQDHDFLETIKSEGDSFGIISQINDEDRAVFTHQTYAEYFASVWFKKNFDKLRLLRDEFNSDKYENLRMIFDIMLAQNCPLHLAVIYRNREQVKKHLGNVDMRDEGGRSPLHLICSYGSKHVPLELEGSLYLNHFYHDESQFNGESLQYREIFRDLSRCDPFELDAVFQWTPLDYAVQFQSLYPVEQFLDRHGDKINLDNLYKTLKTVNFTYYASKLGYPNLLVAAIAKNPNVVFFRIGEDKLSFLHVAVKGVNALALPKRAHIYIKIINILIDSGIDVNIKDKNGATPLHWAVVNGRYNVVKTLLDKGADVNAVTNKSETVVHHVLQNWHQQSKIFGRDNTDEKKIDMKVIELLVQNGFDVNAKTSDGTSVLHWTSEKGHFGIVNLLIANGADVKAVTASGETVLHYAARGRSTDLVEMFAEVGIDARDINGTSALHVAAQYGRHSVVKTLLELGADVGATTSQSESVLTFAVKTPEPKLEVIKVLLESGADAQTKDLEGVTALHWACERGHLDVVQLLLDHGADVNSTTVKGETVLHYSNPNSQMLTLLLNNGVDVNAEDSDGMTVLHWACKRGQVGLVKTLLECGSDVNATNSNDETVLIYTVKQRKIDIDIVRVLVRSGVKINATDKDGVTALHWAAERRQYEVVKVLAESGGDLDSRTKTNETVLHHASKTWRPNHEIVKFVVALGVPIDGRDDEGVTALHWASKQGNYANCQLLVELGADVKMTSKSEETCLHFAAKAWKINDDVMQLLLDRGVEVNAVDKDGKTALHCSVEKGFHRNVKVLLNQGATIDAATHNNLTPLHYAVYGGHFKIIRLLLDRGLDLHKVDARNATLPLHFALRNGHLKEELLMMMAVTIHDRFPLLSWKRYSYAEVTMYLQEAQPYLESPSVPLMKNISIASTVQPMSTFDQIKEVVVKNVRGTTDCLQKLFSSLCCIKSPKTPETPTFIVHCPGFLTNEVCNEPGCRTPTNQ
- the LOC138127527 gene encoding uncharacterized protein isoform X1 codes for the protein MVDNNENIILRHHSIFSLLQERENLLEEIESLKNQLRDAGISPVRNHGRLSAPELSQPKRSSFSETNNSLRPESEDVRQVMCTYDKRSGTTDLGKQYEYLMCAFYGLRFATSDHVVDFEMTTNHQIYGDFDDICLRVKFVHGGEHTYLLQLKHTENKKRLTGNVLAAEKGDFSLLKYLKSFQNLARSDLTYILFTNRTASFEEETRLSLKDVEIVAKQHEEIVSEDLLNTNHAQESVFQFDTVEEEECSMKLFLNRFYLFANQCSVAKVKICIADNLKQLLECDIFDSFTSFMKTWWGGNFILTKNDIIAKLAELALSPYIQTISDEKCTERSRILTTAIRQFDLTLVQNLDGLVEKVWSEEVEVREVSIAAHKYGVTSQSISNLEQFTAEQSTKVEWYLDKTPLIVKVNQAKRGQIKSAVSLLERIEPKKKVLLIGDFQKDDFPHWKVFETLYDLPEDLYDHVVQNFEVSLQDRHPICLERLFDTPRTSKIFGTRELFQMTQDALLIGDKTIDLPESYIPRTVSSKFLDVERVLDNCLNSDDLLIIIATPQFRKFLETANLNFSELVGYHQKSDSSIVLTTKCTKSQFDRVVRATTKRRVHLIQILDDGSASLVLSTENAFQSEEIRCEREPIREDEIHSVFDRPINVLCAQPGIGKSTMIKYLAKTCPPDCWSVRVNLRKFNSLLKQEPEEEEILLHFLGLEGIGDHMLLDKIKWLFFKNRKIYLFLDGLDEIESNCVDFALDYVNYIASTGVHVWVSSRQNLQEVVTTRLNIFPIDIQKLNQNEQQKYIDERLKTRYQPYEIQKISKEIFDSTVVARTHNMLGIPLQLYIITENFLDDRELYKKLSEGIFVLTKMYQIFFEGKRKHLYEKAGVQNDQQLGFNFKLHLELYEIPALKCCLDQNAFNKLQLQLNHQDHDFLETIKSEGDSFGIISQINDEDRAVFTHQTYAEYFASVWFKKNFDKLRLLRDEFNSDKYENLRMIFDIMLAQNCPLHLAVIYRNREQVKKHLGNVDMRDEGGRSPLHLICSYGSKHVPLELEGSLYLNHFYHDESQFNGESLQYREIFRDLSRCDPFELDAVFQWTPLDYAVQFQSLYPVEQFLDRHGDKINLDNLYKTLKTVNFTYYASKLGYPNLLVAAIAKNPNVVFFRIGEDKLSFLHVAVKGVNALALPKRAHIYIKIINILIDSGIDVNIKDKNGATPLHWAVVNGRYNVVKTLLDKGADVNAVTNKSETVVHHVLQNWHQQSKIFGRDNTDEKKIDMKVIELLVQNGFDVNAKTSDGTSVLHWTSEKGHFGIVNLLIANGADVKAVTASGETVLHYAARGRSTDLVEMFAEVGIDARDINGTSALHVAAQYGRHSVVKTLLELGADVGATTSQSESVLTFAVKTPEPKLEVIKVLLESGADAQTKDLEGVTALHWACERGHLDVVQLLLDHGADVNSTTVKGETVLHYSNPNSQMLTLLLNNGVDVNAEDSDGMTVLHWACKRGQVGLVKTLLECGSDVNATNSNDETVLIYTVKQRKIDIDIVRVLVRSGVKINATDKDGVTALHWAAERRQYEVVKVLAESGGDLDSRTKTNETVLHHASKTWRPNHEIVKFVVALGVPIDGRDDEGVTALHWASKQGNYANCQLLVELGADVKMTSKSEETCLHFAAKAWKINDDVMQLLLDRGVEVNAVDKDGKTALHCSVEKGFHRNVKVLLNQGATIDAATHNNLTPLHYAVYGGHFKIIRLLLDRGLDLHKVDARNATLPLHFALRNGHLKEELLMMMAVTIHDRFPLLSWKRYSYAEVTMYLQEAQPYLESPSVPLMKNISIASTVQPMSTFDQIKEVVVKNVRGTTDCLQKLFSSLCCIKSPKTPETPTFIVHCPGFLTNEVCNEPGCRTPTNQ
- the LOC138127527 gene encoding uncharacterized protein isoform X2 — translated: MVDNNENIILRHHSIFSLLQERENLLEEIESLKNQLRDAGISPVRNHGRLSAPELSQPKRSSFSETNNSLRPESEDVRQVMCTYDKRSGTTDLGKQYEYLMCAFYGLRFATSDHVVDFEMTTNHQIYGDFDDICLRVKFVHGGEHTYLLQLKHTENKKRLTGNVLAAEKGDFSLLKYLKSFQNLARSDLTYILFTNRTASFEEETRLSLKDVEIVAKQHEEIVSEDLLNTNHAQESVFQFDTVEEEECSMKLFLNRFYLFANQCSVAKVKICIADNLKQLLECDIFDSFTSFMKTWWGGNFILTKNDIIAKLAELALSPYIQTISDEKCTERSRILTTAIRQFDLTLVQNLDGLVEKVWSEEVEVREVSIAAHKYGVTSQSISNLEQFTAEQSTKVEWYLDKTPLIVKVNQAKRGQIKSAVSLLERIEPKKKVLLIGDFQKDDFPHWKVFETLYDLPEDLYDHVVQNFEVSLQDRHPICLERLFDTPRTSKIFGTRELFQMTQDALLIGDKTIDLPESYIPRTVSSKFLDVERVLDNCLNSDDLLIIIATPQFRKFLETANLNFSELVGYHQKSDSSIVLTTKCTKSQFDRVVRATTKRRVHLIQILDDGSASLVLSTENAFQSEEIRCEREPIREDEIHSVFDRPINVLCAQPGIGKSTMIKYLAKTCPPDCWSVRVNLRKFNSLLKQEPEEEEILLHFLGLEGIGDHMLLDKIKWLFFKNRKIYLFLDGLDEIESNCVDFALDYVNYIASTGVHVWVSSRQNLQEVVTTRLNIFPIDIQKLNQNEQQKYIDERLKTRYQPYEIQKISKEIFDSTVVARTHNMLGIPLQLYIITENFLDDRELYKKLSEGIFVLTKMYQIFFEGKRKHLYEKAGVQNDQQLGFNFKLHLELYEIPALKCCLDQNAFNKLQLQLNHQDHDFLETIKSEGDSFGIISQINDEDRAVFTHQTYAEYFASVWFKKNFDKLRLLRDEFNSDKYENLRMIFDIMLAQNCPLHLAVIYRNREQVKKHLGNVDMRDEGGRSPLHLICSYGSKHVPLELEGSLYLNHFYHDESQFNGESLQYREIFRDLSRCDPFELDAVFQWTPLDYAVQFQSLYPVEQFLDRHGDKINLDNLYKTLKTVNFTYYASKLGYPNLLVAAIAKNPNVVFFRIGEDKLSFLHVAVKGVNALALPKRAHIYIKIINILIDSGIDVNIKDKNGATPLHWAVVNGRYNVVKTLLDKGADVNAVTNKSETVVHHVLQNWHQQSKIFGRDNTDEKKIDMKVIELLVQNGFDVNAKTSDGTSVLHWTSEKGHFGIVNLLIANGADVKAVTASGETVLHYAARGRSTDLVEMFAEVGIDARDINGTSALHVAAQYGRHSVVKTLLELGADVGATTSQSESVLTFAVKTPEPKLEVIKVLLESGADAQTKDLEGVTALHWACERGHLDVVQLLLDHGADVNSTTVKGETVLHYSNPNSQMLTLLLNNGVDVNAEDSDGMTVLHWACKRGQVGLVKTLLECGSDVNATNSNDETVLIYTVKQRKIDIDIVRVLVRSGVKINATDKDGVTALHWAAERRQYEVVKVLAESGGDLDSRTKTNETVLHHASKTWRPNHEIVKFVVALGVPIDGRDDEGVTALHWASKQGNYANCQLLVELGADVKMTSKSEETCLHFAAKAWKINDDVMQLLLDRGVEVNAVDKDGKTALHCSVEKGFHRNVKVLLNQGATIDAATHNNLTPLHYAVYGGHFKIIRLLLDRGLDLHKVDARNATLPLHFALRNGHLKEELLMMMAVTIHDRFPLLSWKRYSYAEVTMYLQEAQPYLESPSVPLMKNISIASTVQPMSTFDQIKEVVVKNVRGTTDCLQKLFSSLC